One segment of Pseudobythopirellula maris DNA contains the following:
- a CDS encoding carboxymuconolactone decarboxylase family protein, with protein sequence MSRLPQVATDQATKQQAELFELVKSKLGRVPNLFRALANSPAALRGYLEFSGAIGAGEGLSAQQREIVALTVGEANGCEYCLAAHSTIGKMVGLSPEAIEAARQSDGFDDASRAVARFAKSVLESRGRVSDAELDAFRDAGFGDDGVVEVVAHVALNVYTNFFNNLVETDVDFPAAAPLAAGASDEAACSTDCGCAV encoded by the coding sequence ATGTCCCGCCTTCCTCAAGTCGCTACCGACCAAGCCACCAAGCAGCAAGCGGAGCTGTTCGAGCTGGTGAAGTCGAAGCTCGGCCGCGTGCCCAATTTGTTCCGTGCTCTCGCCAACTCGCCCGCCGCCTTGCGCGGCTACCTCGAGTTCTCCGGCGCGATCGGCGCGGGCGAAGGCCTCAGCGCCCAGCAGCGCGAGATTGTCGCCCTGACGGTGGGCGAGGCTAACGGCTGCGAGTACTGCCTCGCCGCGCACTCGACCATCGGCAAGATGGTCGGCCTCTCGCCCGAGGCGATCGAGGCGGCCCGTCAATCCGACGGGTTCGACGATGCGAGCCGCGCTGTCGCCCGGTTCGCCAAGTCGGTGCTCGAGTCGCGGGGCCGCGTGTCGGACGCCGAGCTCGATGCGTTCCGCGACGCCGGTTTCGGCGACGACGGCGTCGTTGAGGTCGTGGCGCACGTCGCCCTGAACGTGTACACGAACTTCTTCAACAACCTGGTCGAGACCGACGTCGATTTTCCGGCGGCCGCGCCGCTCGCAGCCGGGGCGAGTGACGAGGCCGCGTGCTCGACCGACTGCGGGTGCGCCGTCTGA
- a CDS encoding nuclear transport factor 2 family protein, whose amino-acid sequence MPHPTDLRPPFDRDSATAKVRAAEDAWNSCDPHRVSLAYSEDSTWRNRDQFVQGREAIREFLAGKWQTELDYRLMKDLWSFDGNRIAVRFQYEYHTAGGQWWRAYGNELWEFDAEGLMRRREASINDLAITESERKFRWPAGGPRPAEPAAVLCIA is encoded by the coding sequence ATGCCCCATCCAACCGACCTACGACCCCCCTTCGACCGGGATTCCGCCACGGCCAAAGTCCGCGCTGCCGAGGACGCGTGGAACTCATGTGACCCGCACCGCGTGTCGCTTGCCTACAGCGAAGACTCCACCTGGCGGAACCGCGACCAGTTCGTGCAAGGAAGGGAGGCGATCCGCGAGTTCCTCGCCGGAAAGTGGCAAACGGAACTCGACTACCGGCTGATGAAGGACCTCTGGTCGTTCGACGGCAACCGGATCGCCGTTCGTTTTCAGTACGAGTACCACACCGCGGGCGGCCAGTGGTGGCGGGCCTACGGCAACGAGCTGTGGGAGTTCGACGCCGAGGGGCTGATGCGTCGCCGCGAGGCCAGCATCAACGATCTCGCCATCACCGAGTCGGAGCGAAAGTTCCGCTGGCCGGCGGGCGGACCGCGCCCGGCCGAGCCGGCCGCGGTGCTGTGCATCGCCTAG
- a CDS encoding BON domain-containing protein gives MIVTSNAAAPVGPLADLVHNALETSPYLPSRSVRVEEGEGRVRLHGAVRSYFEKQMAQEIVVRLDGVERVENLIQVNWG, from the coding sequence ATGATAGTCACCTCCAACGCCGCGGCGCCGGTTGGCCCGCTGGCCGACCTTGTCCACAACGCTCTCGAAACCAGCCCCTATCTCCCCAGCCGCTCGGTGCGGGTCGAAGAGGGCGAAGGCCGCGTGCGGCTGCACGGAGCGGTCCGCTCTTACTTCGAGAAGCAGATGGCCCAAGAGATCGTCGTCCGATTGGACGGCGTGGAGCGGGTTGAGAACCTGATCCAGGTCAACTGGGGCTGA
- a CDS encoding DUF4252 domain-containing protein — MSRFILLAPPASRLALGACLALFSLNPAVAAPPGAVGFDHPGGERPKVEVDLSRGLLKDLIGLGDAAIAGFASEIAGGDGQLAAETLGDVKQLLAVVADSVDEVRVRVYDGGADELPAIASQHYATKLDAAEWDSVIRVRDGGSSVEISLLREEGAVRGLFAVVADGNDLVLLNAACDLSPENVQRLSATVMESGGRFGAIELIEELSEWVAKEIHQEIRKEMGDKRPARAIRD, encoded by the coding sequence ATGAGCCGCTTCATTCTTCTCGCGCCGCCGGCGAGCCGCCTCGCCCTTGGCGCCTGCCTGGCCCTGTTCTCACTGAATCCCGCCGTCGCGGCGCCCCCTGGAGCAGTCGGTTTCGATCATCCGGGCGGTGAGCGGCCCAAGGTCGAGGTCGACCTGAGCCGCGGCCTTCTCAAAGACCTCATCGGCTTGGGCGATGCCGCTATAGCCGGCTTTGCCTCTGAGATAGCCGGCGGCGACGGCCAGCTCGCCGCCGAGACGCTCGGCGACGTCAAGCAGCTGCTCGCCGTCGTGGCCGACTCGGTCGACGAGGTCCGCGTGCGGGTCTACGACGGCGGGGCCGATGAACTACCGGCTATCGCGTCACAGCATTACGCCACGAAACTCGACGCCGCCGAGTGGGACTCGGTCATCCGCGTCCGCGATGGCGGTAGTTCGGTCGAGATCTCTCTGCTACGTGAGGAGGGCGCCGTCCGCGGGTTGTTTGCCGTGGTGGCCGACGGCAACGACCTCGTGTTGCTAAACGCCGCATGCGACCTGTCGCCTGAGAATGTCCAGCGGCTCTCGGCGACCGTCATGGAATCAGGCGGGCGGTTCGGGGCCATCGAGCTGATCGAAGAGCTCTCCGAGTGGGTCGCTAAGGAGATCCACCAAGAGATCCGCAAGGAGATGGGTGACAAAAGGCCCGCTCGTGCTATCCGGGACTGA